Proteins from a single region of Bombus vancouverensis nearcticus chromosome 5, iyBomVanc1_principal, whole genome shotgun sequence:
- the Tango11 gene encoding transport and golgi organization 11 isoform X1, translated as MSKAHSPTVFNGEADNFYDPNFTLDINKRMRVPKSIRVSGDYTDEEIADTNGSSWNQIVAGDKFEMHVPDRILVVGQEQHVGTRAPPREITLENAVLPSEAGMVRVQTPPRILTLDDHYFPAVDEEEPNSYPTETKDSLSSKSHGQYSTETQIVRYAREQTPSYSALNVSLPPSEEIQHLRRQVGKLNRRVMAIELEMLQRQQREKILYALTLTYLILKAFSWLTRN; from the exons ATGTCAAAAGCACATAGTCCTACTGTTTTTAATGGAGAGGCTGACAATTTTTATGACCCAAATTTTACTTTGGACATTAACAAAAGGATGCGTGTACCAAAAAGTATTCGTGTGAGTGGCGACTACACAGATGAAGAAATAGCTGATACCAATGGTTCTAGCTGGAATCAGATTGTTGCAggagataaatttgaaatgcatGTTCCAGACAGAATTTTAGTTGTTG GACAAGAACAACATGTTGGAACTAGAGCACCACCAAGAGAAATTACATTAGAAAATGCTGTTTTACCATCTGAAGCAGGCATGGTTAGAGTGCAG ACTCCACCAAGGATTTTGACACTGGATGACCATTATTTTCCGGCAGTTGATGAAGAAGAACCAAATTCATACCCAACAGAAACTAAGGATTCATTATCATCTAAATCACATGGACAATATTCTACAGAAACACAAATAGTTAGGTATGCTAG aGAACAGACACCCTCATATAGTGCACTTAATGTTTCTCTTCCACCTAGTGAAGAGATACAACATTTACGTCGACAAGTAGGGAAATTAAATCGTCGAGTAATGGCAATCGAACTTGAGATGTTGCAACGTCAACAAAGAGAAAAAATTTTATATGCGTTAACATTAACGTATTTAATTCTTAAAGCTTTTTCATGGTTGACCAGAAACTGA
- the Tango11 gene encoding transport and golgi organization 11 isoform X3: MRVPKSIRVSGDYTDEEIADTNGSSWNQIVAGDKFEMHVPDRILVVGQEQHVGTRAPPREITLENAVLPSEAGMVRVQTPPRILTLDDHYFPAVDEEEPNSYPTETKDSLSSKSHGQYSTETQIVRYAREQTPSYSALNVSLPPSEEIQHLRRQVGKLNRRVMAIELEMLQRQQREKILYALTLTYLILKAFSWLTRN; encoded by the exons ATGCGTGTACCAAAAAGTATTCGTGTGAGTGGCGACTACACAGATGAAGAAATAGCTGATACCAATGGTTCTAGCTGGAATCAGATTGTTGCAggagataaatttgaaatgcatGTTCCAGACAGAATTTTAGTTGTTG GACAAGAACAACATGTTGGAACTAGAGCACCACCAAGAGAAATTACATTAGAAAATGCTGTTTTACCATCTGAAGCAGGCATGGTTAGAGTGCAG ACTCCACCAAGGATTTTGACACTGGATGACCATTATTTTCCGGCAGTTGATGAAGAAGAACCAAATTCATACCCAACAGAAACTAAGGATTCATTATCATCTAAATCACATGGACAATATTCTACAGAAACACAAATAGTTAGGTATGCTAG aGAACAGACACCCTCATATAGTGCACTTAATGTTTCTCTTCCACCTAGTGAAGAGATACAACATTTACGTCGACAAGTAGGGAAATTAAATCGTCGAGTAATGGCAATCGAACTTGAGATGTTGCAACGTCAACAAAGAGAAAAAATTTTATATGCGTTAACATTAACGTATTTAATTCTTAAAGCTTTTTCATGGTTGACCAGAAACTGA
- the Tango11 gene encoding transport and golgi organization 11 isoform X2, with protein MSKAHSPTVFNGEADNFYDPNFTLDINKRMRVPKSIRVSGDYTDEEIADTNGSSWNQIVAGDKFEMHVPDRILVVGQEQHVGTRAPPREITLENAVLPSEAGMVRVQTPPRILTLDDHYFPAVDEEEPNSYPTETKDSLSSKSHGQYSTETQIVREQTPSYSALNVSLPPSEEIQHLRRQVGKLNRRVMAIELEMLQRQQREKILYALTLTYLILKAFSWLTRN; from the exons ATGTCAAAAGCACATAGTCCTACTGTTTTTAATGGAGAGGCTGACAATTTTTATGACCCAAATTTTACTTTGGACATTAACAAAAGGATGCGTGTACCAAAAAGTATTCGTGTGAGTGGCGACTACACAGATGAAGAAATAGCTGATACCAATGGTTCTAGCTGGAATCAGATTGTTGCAggagataaatttgaaatgcatGTTCCAGACAGAATTTTAGTTGTTG GACAAGAACAACATGTTGGAACTAGAGCACCACCAAGAGAAATTACATTAGAAAATGCTGTTTTACCATCTGAAGCAGGCATGGTTAGAGTGCAG ACTCCACCAAGGATTTTGACACTGGATGACCATTATTTTCCGGCAGTTGATGAAGAAGAACCAAATTCATACCCAACAGAAACTAAGGATTCATTATCATCTAAATCACATGGACAATATTCTACAGAAACACAAATAGTTAG aGAACAGACACCCTCATATAGTGCACTTAATGTTTCTCTTCCACCTAGTGAAGAGATACAACATTTACGTCGACAAGTAGGGAAATTAAATCGTCGAGTAATGGCAATCGAACTTGAGATGTTGCAACGTCAACAAAGAGAAAAAATTTTATATGCGTTAACATTAACGTATTTAATTCTTAAAGCTTTTTCATGGTTGACCAGAAACTGA